The following are encoded together in the Mumia sp. Pv4-285 genome:
- a CDS encoding bifunctional FO biosynthesis protein CofGH, translated as MTSDREIRRALTRAEAGKSLDHGEAVALASARGDDLVRLSAVATRVRDAAMVAAGRPGVVTYSRKVFIPVTRLCRDRCHYCTFATTPNRVEQPFLSPDQIVAIAAQGAAQGCKEALFTLGDRPEDRWPQAKSWLHEHGYDDTLSYVRAMAIRVLEETGLLPHLNPGVMSWAELQRLKPVAPSMGMMLETTATRLWSEPGGPHYGSPDKDPALRIRVLEDAGRIGIPFTSGILVGIGETVAERVDALFELRRIARTYGGVQEVIVQNFRAKDDTAMRNDPDLGVDEYLATIATARLVLGPSVTIQAPPNLSDPESIAPLLAAGVDDWGGVSPVTPDHVNPERPWPQIDDLASWTAQSGLQLSERLTAHPRYVRETLSGERPWFDSRLFPHVSALAAADGLADPAAAVEGRPWQEPDTPMEAAGRTELHHEVDSVGRSADRRSDFGGVYGDWDEVREHASRTSEPLGLPSVPARVDSDVRTALARAEADPAGLSDDDYLLLMTADGPALDAVCRLADDLRRDVVGDEVTYVVNRNINFTNVCYVGCRFCAFAQRKSDADAYTLSLEQIGDRVREAAALGATEICLQGGIAPDLGPSAYADIVRAVKAASPGIHVHAFSPMEIVTGSAKAGRSIRDWLTELSEAGLDTIPGTAAEILDDDVRWVLTKGKLPAAQWIEVVETAHSLGIRSSSTMMYGHVDNPRHWVGHLRTLAEVQERTGGFTEFVALPFIHTNAPIYLAGVARPGPTMRDNRAVHALARIMLHGRIPNIQTSWVKLGVDGTRSMLTGGANDLGGTLMEETISRMAGSQHGSAKTVEELRVIGEGIGRPVRERRTDYAHQRVTA; from the coding sequence ATGACCAGCGACCGTGAGATCCGACGGGCGCTGACCCGCGCCGAGGCCGGCAAGTCCCTCGACCACGGCGAGGCCGTGGCGCTCGCGTCCGCCCGCGGCGACGATCTCGTCCGCCTGAGCGCCGTGGCGACCCGGGTGCGCGACGCCGCGATGGTCGCGGCCGGACGACCGGGTGTCGTCACGTACTCGCGCAAGGTCTTCATCCCGGTCACCCGGCTGTGCCGGGACCGCTGCCACTACTGCACGTTCGCCACCACCCCGAACCGCGTGGAGCAGCCGTTCCTGTCGCCCGACCAGATCGTCGCGATCGCCGCGCAGGGAGCCGCGCAGGGGTGCAAGGAAGCGCTGTTCACGCTCGGCGACCGCCCCGAGGACCGCTGGCCGCAGGCCAAGAGCTGGCTGCACGAGCACGGATACGACGACACGCTGTCGTACGTCCGTGCCATGGCGATCCGTGTCCTCGAGGAGACAGGCCTCCTCCCGCACCTCAACCCCGGCGTCATGTCGTGGGCCGAGCTGCAGCGCCTGAAGCCAGTCGCTCCGTCGATGGGCATGATGCTCGAGACCACGGCGACGCGCCTGTGGTCGGAGCCGGGTGGCCCCCACTACGGGTCGCCCGACAAGGACCCGGCGCTGCGCATCCGGGTGCTCGAGGACGCCGGACGCATCGGCATCCCGTTCACCTCGGGCATCCTGGTCGGCATCGGCGAGACGGTCGCCGAGCGGGTCGACGCGCTGTTCGAGCTGCGGCGGATCGCGCGGACGTACGGCGGGGTGCAGGAGGTCATCGTCCAGAACTTCCGCGCCAAGGACGACACCGCGATGCGCAACGACCCAGACCTCGGCGTCGACGAGTACCTCGCGACGATCGCGACCGCGCGTCTGGTGCTCGGTCCGTCGGTGACGATCCAGGCTCCGCCCAACCTGTCCGACCCGGAGTCGATCGCGCCGCTTCTCGCCGCGGGCGTCGACGACTGGGGCGGCGTGTCTCCGGTGACTCCCGACCACGTCAATCCGGAGCGCCCGTGGCCGCAGATCGACGACCTCGCGTCGTGGACGGCGCAGTCGGGTCTGCAGCTGTCCGAACGCCTGACCGCCCATCCGCGCTACGTCCGCGAGACGCTCTCCGGGGAACGACCGTGGTTCGACTCCCGGCTGTTCCCGCACGTCTCTGCACTCGCCGCGGCCGACGGCCTGGCCGACCCCGCGGCCGCGGTCGAGGGCCGCCCGTGGCAGGAGCCGGACACGCCGATGGAGGCCGCCGGTCGTACGGAGCTCCACCACGAGGTCGACAGCGTCGGGCGGAGTGCGGACCGGCGGAGCGACTTCGGGGGTGTGTACGGCGACTGGGACGAGGTGCGTGAGCACGCGTCGCGGACCTCCGAGCCGCTCGGCCTCCCGAGCGTCCCCGCGCGCGTCGACTCCGACGTCCGTACGGCGCTGGCTCGGGCCGAGGCCGATCCTGCGGGTCTGTCGGACGACGACTACCTCCTCTTGATGACGGCGGACGGTCCCGCCCTGGACGCAGTGTGCCGCCTGGCCGACGACCTGCGGCGCGACGTCGTCGGCGACGAGGTGACGTACGTCGTCAACAGGAACATCAACTTCACCAACGTCTGCTACGTCGGGTGCCGGTTCTGCGCGTTCGCGCAGCGCAAGTCCGACGCCGACGCGTACACGTTGTCGCTGGAGCAGATCGGCGACCGCGTCCGCGAGGCGGCGGCGCTCGGCGCGACAGAGATCTGCCTCCAGGGCGGCATCGCGCCCGACCTCGGTCCCTCCGCCTACGCGGACATCGTGCGTGCGGTGAAGGCGGCGTCTCCGGGCATCCACGTGCACGCCTTCAGCCCGATGGAGATCGTGACGGGCTCGGCGAAGGCGGGACGCTCGATCCGCGACTGGCTCACCGAGCTGAGCGAAGCCGGTCTCGACACCATCCCCGGGACGGCCGCCGAGATCCTCGACGACGACGTCCGGTGGGTGCTCACCAAGGGCAAGCTGCCGGCGGCGCAGTGGATCGAGGTCGTCGAGACCGCGCACTCGCTCGGGATCCGGTCCAGCTCGACGATGATGTACGGCCACGTCGACAACCCGCGCCACTGGGTCGGACACCTGCGGACCCTCGCGGAGGTGCAGGAGCGCACGGGAGGCTTCACGGAGTTCGTCGCGCTGCCGTTCATCCACACCAACGCACCGATCTACCTCGCGGGCGTCGCGCGTCCGGGCCCCACGATGCGCGACAACCGCGCGGTCCACGCGCTCGCCCGGATCATGCTGCACGGACGCATCCCCAACATCCAGACCTCCTGGGTCAAGCTCGGCGTGGACGGCACCCGATCGATGCTCACGGGCGGTGCCAACGACCTGGGTGGGACGTTGATGGAGGAGACGATCAGTCGGATGGCCGGCTCCCAGCACGGCTC